The following coding sequences lie in one Nitratireductor mangrovi genomic window:
- a CDS encoding tetratricopeptide repeat protein, producing the protein MFTKRDANATGKRWLGTALAVVLAASLAGCANSRMTTGSINRDSGRAVEHMSAQELERAAVSLGDAYAKAPTDKAIATRYASVLQMIGKTDQSLAVMRKLAIAHPKERSVLAAYGKSLAAAGEFETALDAIRRAQTPEYPDWKLFSAEAAILDQLGNSNEARTLYRKALDLKPDEPSVLSNLGMSYVLEGDLRTAETYLRKAVAQRNADSRVRQNLALVVGLQGRFEEAEKLARQELSTTQAEANVAYLRSMLAQQNAWNQLKDEEGKKKAAN; encoded by the coding sequence ATGTTCACCAAACGCGATGCGAACGCAACCGGCAAGCGCTGGCTGGGGACCGCACTGGCGGTGGTGCTGGCCGCAAGCCTCGCCGGATGCGCCAACTCGCGCATGACGACCGGCTCGATCAACCGCGATTCCGGACGCGCCGTCGAACACATGTCGGCACAGGAGCTCGAACGGGCCGCCGTGTCGCTGGGCGACGCCTATGCCAAGGCGCCGACCGACAAGGCGATCGCGACCCGCTATGCAAGCGTCCTGCAGATGATCGGCAAGACCGATCAGTCGCTGGCGGTGATGCGCAAGCTCGCCATCGCCCATCCCAAGGAACGTTCGGTATTGGCCGCCTACGGCAAGTCGCTGGCCGCCGCCGGCGAGTTCGAGACGGCCCTCGATGCCATTCGCCGCGCCCAGACACCGGAATATCCGGACTGGAAGCTGTTTTCGGCGGAAGCCGCCATCCTCGACCAGCTCGGCAATTCCAACGAGGCCCGCACGCTCTACCGCAAGGCGCTCGACCTGAAGCCGGACGAGCCGTCGGTGCTTTCCAATCTCGGCATGTCCTATGTGCTGGAGGGCGACCTCAGGACGGCGGAAACCTATCTTCGCAAGGCCGTGGCGCAGCGCAACGCGGACAGCCGGGTGCGGCAGAACCTTGCCCTCGTCGTCGGCCTGCAAGGCCGCTTCGAGGAGGCGGAAAAGCTGGCGCGGCAAGAGCTTTCGACGACGCAGGCCGAAGCCAACGTCGCCTATCTGAGGTCCATGCTGGCGCAGCAGAATGCCTGGAACCAGCTGAAGGACGAGGAAGGGAAGAAAAAGGCGGCGAACTGA
- a CDS encoding leucyl aminopeptidase family protein has translation MPVELISRKTASARPVHLVRKGELEAASLDPRVLEWAGANGYSADGGKVLLYPDDKGGVAGALFGVPEGRGGFSSLATGRLARDLPAGDWYFANPPQDPGSALTGLLLGAYRFTDYGGKPGAALRFVVPAGADRARVERVVEGVALARDLVNTPANDLGPDALEKAFRDLARRHKAAVSVTKGDALLKADFPMIHAVGRASSEAPRLLDMRWGPKSAPKVTLVGKGVCFDTGGLDIKPASGMRNMKKDMGGAANVMGLASMIMAAGLKLRLRVLVPAVENAIAGNAFRPGDVLPSRKGLTVEIGNTDAEGRLVLADALALADEEAPELLIDMATLTGAARVALGPDLPPFYADDDALAAGIATAADAADDPLWRMPLWAPYDANLSSRVADLCNVTTDGFAGSITAALFLKRFVERAAAWAHFDIFAWNPSDRPHGPAGGEAQGIRALERLLSERYTG, from the coding sequence ATGCCCGTCGAACTGATCTCCCGCAAGACCGCCAGCGCGCGGCCGGTCCATCTGGTGCGAAAAGGCGAGCTTGAGGCGGCAAGCCTCGACCCGCGGGTCCTCGAATGGGCCGGCGCGAACGGCTATTCGGCCGACGGCGGCAAGGTGCTGCTCTATCCCGACGACAAGGGCGGCGTGGCCGGCGCGCTGTTCGGCGTTCCGGAGGGCAGGGGCGGGTTTTCGTCGCTGGCGACCGGCCGGCTTGCCCGCGACCTGCCGGCCGGCGACTGGTATTTCGCCAACCCGCCACAGGACCCCGGCAGCGCGCTGACCGGCCTGCTGCTCGGCGCCTATCGCTTCACCGATTATGGCGGCAAGCCCGGGGCCGCGCTGCGCTTCGTGGTCCCCGCTGGCGCCGACCGGGCCCGCGTCGAGCGAGTCGTTGAGGGCGTCGCGCTGGCCCGCGACCTCGTCAACACGCCCGCCAACGACCTTGGCCCCGACGCGCTCGAAAAGGCGTTTCGCGATCTGGCTCGCCGCCACAAGGCAGCCGTGTCGGTCACCAAAGGCGACGCGCTCCTGAAGGCCGATTTCCCGATGATCCATGCGGTCGGCCGCGCGTCGTCCGAGGCGCCGCGCCTGCTCGACATGCGCTGGGGTCCGAAATCCGCACCGAAGGTCACGCTGGTCGGCAAGGGCGTTTGCTTCGACACCGGCGGCCTCGACATCAAGCCGGCCAGCGGTATGCGCAACATGAAGAAGGACATGGGCGGCGCCGCCAACGTCATGGGCCTTGCGTCCATGATCATGGCGGCTGGGCTGAAGCTGCGCCTGCGCGTTCTGGTCCCGGCTGTGGAAAACGCCATTGCCGGCAACGCCTTCCGTCCCGGCGACGTGCTGCCGAGCCGCAAGGGGCTCACGGTCGAGATCGGCAACACCGACGCAGAGGGGCGCCTTGTGCTTGCCGACGCGCTGGCGCTCGCCGACGAGGAGGCGCCGGAACTGCTGATCGACATGGCGACGCTGACCGGCGCGGCGCGCGTCGCGCTCGGCCCGGATCTGCCGCCCTTCTACGCCGACGACGACGCGCTGGCCGCCGGCATCGCGACCGCCGCTGACGCTGCCGATGACCCGCTCTGGCGCATGCCGCTCTGGGCGCCTTACGATGCCAACTTGTCCTCCAGGGTTGCCGATCTCTGCAACGTCACCACCGACGGCTTTGCGGGGTCGATTACTGCGGCGCTATTTCTGAAGCGTTTTGTCGAACGCGCCGCCGCCTGGGCCCATTTCGACATCTTTGCCTGGAACCCCTCCGACCGTCCGCACGGCCCGGCGGGCGGCGAGGCGCAGGGCATCCGCGCCCTGGAACGGCTTTTGTCCGAGCGTTACACCGGCTGA
- a CDS encoding MarR family winged helix-turn-helix transcriptional regulator has protein sequence MSVVMRPSQALRLWQQVALAEVRDEQPDLSVRQTAILLTIYLDPPPHTVRGLAAKLAVTKPVITRALDSMGALKLVSRHRDEADKRNVLVKRTVEGALYVERLGDVIIEAGRELPL, from the coding sequence GTGTCTGTCGTCATGCGTCCGAGCCAGGCATTGCGGCTCTGGCAGCAGGTTGCGCTCGCCGAGGTGCGGGACGAGCAGCCCGATCTCAGCGTGCGCCAGACCGCGATCCTCCTGACCATCTATCTCGACCCGCCGCCGCACACCGTGCGCGGTCTGGCCGCCAAGCTTGCCGTCACCAAGCCGGTCATCACCCGCGCGCTCGATTCGATGGGGGCGCTGAAGCTGGTCAGCCGCCATCGCGACGAGGCCGACAAGCGCAACGTGCTGGTCAAACGCACGGTGGAAGGCGCTCTCTATGTCGAGCGGTTGGGCGACGTGATCATTGAAGCCGGACGGGAGTTGCCGCTGTGA
- a CDS encoding NlpC/P60 family protein, whose protein sequence is MSALDRRLHAYRPDLADARLEGRVEAARFVAGTPMRIGAPVADMLARPDPSSGVESQLLFGLDVSVFDRGDGFAWVQAADDGYVGYIDQPALATPAADPTHHVVVPRTFVYGEPDMKRPRRVALSMGSRVAVIGEAETRGTRFALLSDGGAIVASHLAPLDVFEDDYVAVAERFATTPYLWGGTSAFGFDCSGLVQLALRMTGRIVLRDTDMQADTIGERIDPGPEMANVRRGDLVFWKGHVAIVDGPDSIVHASGHAMAVTRESLSAAVERIGYLYGRPTCVRRP, encoded by the coding sequence GTGAGTGCGCTCGATCGCCGCCTGCACGCCTATCGGCCGGACCTCGCCGACGCCCGTCTTGAGGGCCGGGTCGAGGCCGCCCGCTTCGTCGCCGGCACGCCGATGCGCATTGGCGCGCCCGTCGCCGACATGCTCGCCCGCCCAGATCCTTCGTCGGGCGTCGAATCGCAGCTGCTTTTCGGTCTCGACGTCTCCGTCTTCGACCGAGGCGACGGTTTCGCCTGGGTCCAGGCGGCTGACGACGGTTATGTCGGTTACATCGATCAGCCCGCGCTTGCCACGCCGGCCGCAGACCCGACGCACCATGTCGTCGTCCCGCGCACCTTCGTCTATGGCGAGCCCGACATGAAGCGCCCGCGCCGCGTGGCGCTGTCGATGGGATCGCGGGTCGCGGTCATCGGCGAGGCGGAAACCCGTGGCACACGTTTCGCGCTCCTGTCCGACGGGGGCGCGATCGTCGCCTCTCACCTCGCGCCCCTAGATGTTTTCGAGGATGACTACGTTGCCGTAGCCGAGCGTTTCGCGACCACACCTTATCTGTGGGGCGGCACCTCGGCCTTCGGTTTCGACTGTTCCGGCCTTGTCCAGCTTGCCTTGCGCATGACCGGCCGTATCGTTCTGCGCGACACCGACATGCAGGCCGACACCATCGGCGAACGCATCGATCCGGGCCCGGAGATGGCGAATGTCCGGCGCGGCGACCTCGTTTTCTGGAAGGGCCACGTCGCCATCGTCGACGGCCCCGACTCCATCGTCCACGCCAGCGGCCATGCCATGGCCGTCACCCGCGAAAGCCTTTCCGCCGCGGTCGAGCGCATCGGCTATCTCTACGGCCGGCCGACTTGCGTTCGCCGTCCGTAG
- a CDS encoding 2-hydroxyacid dehydrogenase encodes MPDTDKGRILLSVTGFDPRRWYELFAVRRPVVLEPEGAADPTIHYAVVWKQRPNVLATLPNLKAIFSIGAGVDHLFADPGLPDVPIVRVVADNLTQYMTEYVVWRVLDHHRQGALYRSQQKRKVWHEAPQPAADAVSVGIMGLGELGRAAATALLALGFHVNGWSRSGTRMDGVTTFRGQDGLDGFLAATDILVVILPLTPATRGIIDHRLLTKLRRDNPLGGAVLINAGRGGLQKDADILRALDDGTLKEASLDVFETEPLPEPSPLWGHERVFVTPHAAATSDAAHLAGPMLDQMDACDRGEPLRHLVDREAGY; translated from the coding sequence ATGCCTGATACCGACAAGGGCCGCATCCTGCTTTCGGTGACCGGGTTCGACCCGCGCCGCTGGTACGAGCTTTTCGCCGTGCGCCGGCCGGTGGTGCTGGAGCCGGAGGGTGCCGCCGACCCGACGATCCACTACGCGGTGGTGTGGAAACAGCGCCCCAACGTGCTGGCGACGCTGCCCAACCTGAAGGCGATCTTCTCGATCGGCGCCGGCGTCGACCATCTCTTCGCCGATCCGGGCCTGCCCGACGTGCCGATCGTCAGGGTGGTTGCCGACAACCTCACCCAGTACATGACCGAATATGTCGTCTGGAGGGTGCTCGACCATCACCGCCAGGGCGCGCTCTACCGCTCGCAGCAGAAGCGCAAGGTCTGGCACGAGGCGCCGCAGCCGGCGGCAGACGCGGTGAGCGTCGGCATCATGGGGCTCGGCGAACTGGGCAGGGCCGCGGCAACGGCGCTGCTGGCGCTCGGCTTCCATGTCAACGGCTGGAGCCGTTCGGGCACCCGCATGGATGGCGTGACGACGTTCAGGGGGCAGGACGGGCTCGACGGCTTCCTGGCCGCGACCGACATTCTGGTCGTGATTTTGCCGCTGACGCCGGCGACGCGCGGCATCATCGACCACCGGCTGCTTACGAAGCTCAGGCGCGACAACCCGCTCGGCGGTGCGGTGCTGATTAATGCCGGGCGCGGCGGCCTGCAGAAGGATGCCGACATCCTGCGCGCGCTCGACGACGGCACGCTGAAAGAAGCGAGCCTCGACGTGTTCGAGACCGAACCGCTGCCGGAGCCGAGCCCGCTTTGGGGTCATGAACGGGTATTCGTCACGCCGCACGCGGCGGCGACGTCCGATGCGGCGCATCTGGCCGGGCCGATGCTCGACCAGATGGACGCCTGCGACCGCGGCGAGCCGCTCAGGCATCTCGTCGATCGCGAGGCGGGCTACTGA
- a CDS encoding ABC transporter ATP-binding protein, with product MTEKAPLISVRDLSVAFAQDERENLAVDHVSFDIGPGETVALVGESGSGKSVTALSVLKLLPYPAASHPSGQIMFEGADLLSTGEKQLRKIRGSSITMIFQEPMTSLNPLHTIEQQIGEVLSLHQGMRDKAGRTRTLELLNEVGIREPEKRLGAYPHQLSGGQRQRVMIAMALANEPKLLIADEPTTALDVTVQAQILELLDRLKRKNGMSMLFITHDLGIVRRIADRVCVMTKGKIVEEGPTRAIFEAPKHDYTRHLLAAEPKGNPPAIDTTSDAVMRGQDVKVWFPIKQGFLRRTVDHVKAVDGIDITVRAGETVGVVGESGSGKTTLGLALSRLISSEGKISFSGRDIDALSFKDMRPLRREMQIVFQDPYGSLSPRMSVAEIIEEGLAIHEKGLSAEERDERVVDVLREVGLDPETRFRYPHEFSGGQRQRIAIARAMVLKPKFVMLDEPTSALDMSVQAQVVDLLRDLQKRYDLAYLFISHDLKVIRALANEVIVMRNGKIVEAGPAEAIFERPRTDYTKALIAAAFDIATAPSGVVSE from the coding sequence TTGACGGAGAAAGCGCCCCTGATCTCGGTGCGCGACCTCTCGGTCGCCTTCGCGCAGGACGAGCGCGAGAACCTTGCCGTGGACCATGTCTCGTTCGACATCGGGCCGGGCGAGACCGTGGCGCTGGTCGGCGAATCCGGCTCCGGCAAGTCGGTGACGGCGCTGTCGGTCCTGAAGCTCCTGCCCTACCCCGCCGCCAGCCACCCCTCCGGCCAGATCATGTTCGAGGGCGCCGACCTGCTGTCGACCGGCGAGAAGCAACTGCGCAAGATCCGCGGCAGCAGCATCACCATGATCTTCCAGGAGCCGATGACCTCGCTCAACCCGCTGCACACGATCGAGCAGCAGATCGGCGAGGTTCTGTCGCTGCATCAGGGCATGCGCGACAAAGCCGGCCGGACCCGCACGCTGGAACTGCTGAACGAGGTCGGGATCAGGGAGCCGGAAAAGCGCCTCGGCGCCTATCCGCACCAGCTTTCCGGCGGCCAGCGCCAACGCGTGATGATCGCCATGGCGCTGGCCAACGAGCCGAAGCTGTTGATCGCCGACGAGCCGACGACGGCGCTCGACGTCACCGTGCAGGCGCAGATCCTCGAACTGCTCGACCGGCTGAAGAGGAAGAACGGCATGTCGATGCTGTTCATCACCCACGACCTCGGCATCGTGCGCCGCATCGCCGACCGGGTCTGCGTAATGACCAAGGGCAAGATCGTCGAGGAAGGCCCGACCAGGGCGATCTTCGAGGCGCCCAAGCACGACTACACCAGGCATCTGCTGGCGGCGGAACCCAAGGGCAACCCGCCGGCGATCGACACCACCTCGGACGCGGTGATGCGCGGGCAGGACGTGAAGGTCTGGTTCCCGATCAAGCAGGGGTTCCTGCGCCGCACGGTCGACCATGTGAAGGCGGTCGACGGGATCGACATCACCGTGCGCGCCGGCGAGACCGTCGGCGTGGTCGGCGAGTCCGGCTCGGGCAAGACGACGCTGGGTCTGGCGCTCAGCCGGCTGATCTCGTCGGAAGGCAAGATCAGCTTCAGCGGGCGCGACATCGACGCGCTGTCGTTCAAGGACATGCGCCCGCTGCGGCGCGAGATGCAGATCGTGTTCCAGGATCCCTACGGGTCGCTCAGCCCGCGCATGTCGGTCGCCGAAATCATCGAGGAAGGGCTGGCGATCCACGAGAAGGGGCTGTCGGCGGAGGAGCGCGACGAACGCGTCGTCGACGTGCTGCGCGAGGTCGGGCTCGATCCGGAAACGCGCTTCCGCTACCCGCACGAATTTTCCGGCGGCCAGCGCCAGCGTATCGCGATCGCCCGGGCCATGGTGCTGAAGCCGAAATTCGTCATGCTGGACGAGCCAACCTCGGCGCTGGACATGAGCGTGCAGGCGCAGGTGGTCGACCTGCTGCGCGACCTGCAGAAACGCTACGACCTCGCCTATCTGTTCATCAGCCACGACCTGAAGGTGATCCGGGCGCTCGCCAACGAGGTGATCGTGATGCGCAACGGCAAGATCGTCGAGGCCGGGCCGGCCGAGGCGATTTTCGAGCGGCCGCGGACCGACTATACCAAGGCCCTGATCGCCGCCGCATTCGACATCGCCACCGCACCGAGCGGCGTGGTCAGCGAATAG
- a CDS encoding type II toxin-antitoxin system VapC family toxin — protein sequence MIVDASAVLAVLVREPEATDFMRAFAAESEHSISPVNYLEACMRLMKRDEDVASVDELMALSNIRLADVTADQTYLARQAYARFGKGNHEARLNLGDCFAYALAKARGEPLLFKGDDFRKTDVEAAL from the coding sequence ATGATCGTCGACGCTTCAGCCGTCCTTGCGGTCCTCGTGCGGGAACCGGAAGCGACCGACTTCATGCGTGCCTTTGCCGCTGAAAGCGAACATTCCATATCGCCCGTGAACTACCTGGAAGCATGCATGAGACTGATGAAGCGCGACGAGGATGTCGCTTCCGTCGACGAGCTCATGGCGCTCTCGAACATCAGGCTCGCTGATGTCACCGCCGACCAGACCTATCTCGCGCGCCAGGCCTACGCGCGTTTCGGCAAGGGCAACCACGAAGCGAGGCTCAATCTCGGCGACTGCTTCGCCTATGCACTCGCCAAGGCGCGCGGCGAGCCGCTGCTGTTCAAGGGCGACGACTTCCGCAAGACCGACGTCGAGGCCGCACTTTGA
- a CDS encoding type II toxin-antitoxin system VapB family antitoxin — protein MGMNIKSERAHRMAKRLARQTGTTVTAAVEVALEEKLARLERSMDVEAKFQRIKRFVDALPAPPPGLTSDHSDLYDDRGLPI, from the coding sequence ATGGGAATGAACATAAAAAGCGAGCGAGCGCATCGGATGGCGAAGCGGCTTGCGCGGCAGACCGGGACGACCGTCACGGCGGCCGTGGAAGTGGCACTCGAGGAGAAGCTGGCTCGCCTTGAGCGTTCCATGGACGTCGAAGCAAAGTTCCAGCGGATCAAGCGGTTCGTCGATGCCTTGCCGGCGCCTCCGCCCGGGCTGACCAGCGATCACTCCGATCTCTACGACGATCGCGGTCTGCCGATATGA
- a CDS encoding ABC transporter permease translates to MQRAVTSPEARAIPPGRRGGWLSPLNQRRWQNFKANRRGYWSLWIFLVLFVLSLLAEFIANDKPIIASYKGEILLPVLIDYPEEKFGGFLAVTDYRDPVIFEEIEANGWLIWPPIRYSYRTVNNEIPEAAPAKPSWLYDRETRCARYPDGAEDQSCTLGNWNWLGTDDQTRDVLARVIYGFRISVLFGLALTFCSAIIGVSAGAVQGYFGGWTDLLFQRFIEIWASIPVLYLILIIAAVLPPGFFILLGIMLLFSWVGFVGVVRAEFLRARNFEYVNAARALGVPNRTIMFRHLLPNAMVATLTFLPFILNGSITTLTSLDFLGFGLPPGSASLGELLRQGQQNLTAPWLGMSGFVVISLMLSLLIFIGEATRDAFDPRKTFK, encoded by the coding sequence ATGCAACGCGCCGTCACCTCGCCCGAGGCTCGCGCCATTCCGCCCGGCCGGCGGGGTGGCTGGCTGTCGCCGCTCAACCAGCGCCGCTGGCAGAACTTCAAGGCCAACCGGCGCGGCTACTGGTCGCTGTGGATCTTCCTGGTGCTGTTCGTGCTGTCGCTGCTTGCCGAGTTCATCGCCAACGACAAGCCGATCATCGCCTCCTACAAGGGCGAAATCCTGCTGCCGGTGCTGATCGACTATCCGGAGGAAAAATTCGGCGGCTTCCTGGCCGTCACCGACTACCGCGACCCGGTGATCTTCGAGGAGATCGAGGCCAATGGCTGGCTGATCTGGCCGCCGATCCGCTATTCCTACCGCACGGTCAACAACGAGATTCCGGAAGCCGCGCCGGCCAAGCCGTCCTGGCTCTACGACCGCGAGACGCGCTGCGCGCGCTATCCCGACGGGGCTGAGGACCAGAGCTGCACGCTCGGCAACTGGAACTGGCTGGGCACCGACGACCAGACCCGAGACGTTTTGGCGCGCGTCATCTACGGGTTCCGCATATCGGTGCTGTTCGGGCTGGCGCTGACCTTCTGCTCGGCGATCATCGGCGTGTCGGCGGGCGCCGTGCAGGGCTATTTCGGCGGCTGGACCGACCTCCTGTTCCAGCGCTTCATCGAGATCTGGGCGTCGATCCCGGTGCTCTACCTGATCCTGATCATCGCCGCCGTGCTGCCGCCGGGCTTCTTCATCCTGCTCGGCATCATGCTGCTCTTTTCATGGGTGGGCTTCGTGGGCGTGGTGCGGGCGGAGTTCCTGCGCGCGCGCAACTTCGAATATGTCAACGCGGCGCGGGCGCTCGGCGTGCCCAACCGCACCATCATGTTCCGCCACCTCCTGCCCAATGCGATGGTGGCGACGCTGACCTTCCTGCCCTTCATCCTCAACGGTTCGATCACCACGCTGACCTCGCTCGACTTCCTCGGCTTCGGCCTGCCGCCCGGTTCGGCATCGCTGGGCGAATTGCTGCGCCAGGGCCAGCAGAACCTCACCGCGCCGTGGCTCGGCATGTCGGGCTTCGTGGTGATCTCGCTGATGCTGTCGCTGCTGATCTTCATCGGGGAAGCGACGCGCGACGCCTTCGATCCGAGAAAGACATTCAAGTGA
- a CDS encoding microcin C ABC transporter permease YejB has product MGAYILRRLLLMIPTLFGIMAVSFTVIQFAPGGPVEQVIARITGQGDATDRISGGGADSGNQDFDAGGEFSSKYRGAQGLDPEFIKQLEVQFGFDKPPLERFFKMLWDYARFDFGESFFRDISVLDLILEKMPVSVSLGLWITLISYLISIPLGIRKAVKDGSTFDIWTSGIVIIGYAIPGFLFAILLMVLFAGGSFYDWFPLRGLVSDNWHELSWPERILDYFWHLTLPLTAMVLSAFATNTLLTKNSFLDEIRKQYVITARAKGLTERQVLYGHVFRNAMLIIIAGFPAAFISAFFTGSLLIENIFSLDGLGLLGFRSVLDRDYPVVFANLYIFSLIGLFVSLISDLVYTWIDPRIDFERRDV; this is encoded by the coding sequence ATGGGCGCCTATATCCTCAGACGCCTGCTCCTGATGATCCCGACGCTGTTCGGCATCATGGCGGTCTCCTTCACCGTGATCCAGTTCGCACCGGGCGGCCCGGTCGAACAGGTGATCGCGCGCATCACCGGCCAGGGCGACGCGACCGACCGCATTTCGGGCGGCGGCGCAGATTCAGGCAATCAGGACTTCGATGCCGGCGGCGAGTTCTCGTCGAAATATCGCGGCGCGCAGGGGCTGGACCCGGAGTTCATCAAGCAACTGGAAGTGCAGTTCGGCTTCGACAAGCCACCGCTGGAGCGCTTCTTCAAGATGCTGTGGGACTATGCGCGCTTCGATTTCGGCGAGAGCTTCTTCCGCGACATCTCGGTGCTCGACCTGATCCTGGAAAAGATGCCGGTCTCGGTGTCGCTCGGGCTGTGGATCACGCTGATCTCCTACCTGATCTCGATCCCGCTCGGCATCCGCAAGGCGGTCAAGGACGGGTCCACCTTCGACATCTGGACCAGCGGCATCGTCATCATCGGCTACGCCATTCCGGGCTTCCTGTTCGCCATCCTGCTGATGGTGCTTTTTGCCGGAGGATCGTTCTACGACTGGTTCCCGCTGCGCGGGCTCGTTTCCGACAACTGGCATGAACTCTCGTGGCCGGAACGCATTCTCGACTATTTCTGGCACCTGACATTGCCGCTGACGGCGATGGTGCTGTCGGCGTTCGCGACCAACACGCTCCTGACCAAGAACTCGTTCCTGGACGAGATCCGAAAGCAATATGTGATCACGGCGCGCGCCAAGGGGCTGACGGAGCGCCAGGTGCTTTACGGCCACGTCTTCCGCAACGCGATGCTGATCATCATCGCCGGCTTTCCGGCCGCCTTCATCTCGGCCTTCTTCACCGGCTCGCTGCTGATCGAGAACATCTTCTCGCTCGACGGGCTCGGCCTGCTCGGCTTCCGCTCGGTGCTTGACCGCGACTACCCGGTGGTGTTCGCCAACCTCTACATCTTCTCGCTGATCGGACTGTTCGTCAGCCTCATTTCCGACCTCGTCTACACCTGGATCGATCCGCGCATCGACTTCGAGCGGAGGGACGTGTGA